The sequence ACAGTTGACGGCGTTAACGAAGATAACAAATTTTTCTTCGACTCATCCATCGGCGGCAACTACTGGGATAATAATCAAAATTGTGATCCGGCAAAGGTTTTCTGCGACTCACCATATCTCATTTATAACAATTCTGGTATTATCCAGGCCCAAGATGATTTCCCGTGGACCAAGCCAGATGGATGGAAGACACCTACGACGGCGTTGGACATCAAGCCCGGTTCTTGCAACAATCCGGTCAATGTTAAAAGCAAGGGCGTGCTGCCGGTTGTGGTTCTTGGATCCAGTACTTTTGATGTGGGTACAATCGACCTTGAATCTTTAATGCTGGCAGGTGTTGCCCCCATTAGGTCCATGATCTTAGATGTACTTGACATTAAGAATACTACAGACACGTGCGATGAACTAGGCGGCGACGGTATTCCGGACCTTGTACTCAAGTTCAGGACCCAAAAAATAGTGGACGCTCTGGGAGATGTCGTTGATGGTGACTTTGTAAAATTACACTTGACGTTGTTGGATAATAACGGAAATCCAATAGATTTAACTGATACAATCTTTATTATAAAGAAAGATAAGAAAGATAAAGAGAAAAAGAAGTAATCTAATCCCACTTTTTTCATAGTCAGAGCGGCAGGGTCCTTGGCGGTCCTGCCGCTTTTTTTATAATGAGTCTCCATGCAGCCCCGCAAAACGGGATCTCCGCTTCGTTTCAACAAACAGCAGATATTTTTTTATTCCCTCACCCTTAACCCTCCCCCAAGAGGGTGTGTTACAATTGGGCGGTGGAGGGGCTAATTTTTTCACAATCGTTCTTTGACAACTAAAAATAAATAGGGGAAGTGCATCATTGGCTTCTGATTAACCACCGTACCGACAATATCATTACCAATACCCTGGCAGGTGGGGATATTCCCCTCGCTATTATGCCACCGCCAGCGTAGTCAGGCCGGTCAACTTTCCAATTAAACCGGCGGCCCCAATAATTGAGATCATTCGGGCTAAGTTAAAACAGGTGGCAAGCAGGGAGGTTTCGGCTCCCACCCCGGCAAGCCCTCTCATCAGAAAACCATCTGTCTTCAGGTTTCTCTTGATGTGGCCAAAAGGATGCCCCACCCGCGCTTTGCGTCTGGCATAAATCGCTTGCGAGCCCGCCTCCTCATATTTGGCTTCCAGCTTCTCTTTAACCGTTTCGCGGGCCAACCGTTTAATACTTCGACCTTTTTTGGCTGAGGTGCACTGCCCGTAATACCCACAACGATGGCATAACCCACGGTCAATGAACTGGTATTGTCTTTTACCGTTGCTGCGATCTGTTCCGTAATAGTTCAATCGCTGGCCCGTGGGACAAAAATAGCAATC is a genomic window of Desulfobacterales bacterium containing:
- a CDS encoding NosD domain-containing protein codes for the protein MKAIILKIHKSNSMRFTQGLLVLLSFLIVLGFASGAVAYTTNANGGGDCATRAGVDWQDIWDQGSSTCTLGADLSGFIVIESSKITLDGNGKTLTGVGGSGVSIQGPRGTILEEVTVRDLTIQGFNIGIYLFNSKFCKIYNNNFINNDTHATVDGVNEDNKFFFDSSIGGNYWDNNQNCDPAKVFCDSPYLIYNNSGIIQAQDDFPWTKPDGWKTPTTALDIKPGSCNNPVNVKSKGVLPVVVLGSSTFDVGTIDLESLMLAGVAPIRSMILDVLDIKNTTDTCDELGGDGIPDLVLKFRTQKIVDALGDVVDGDFVKLHLTLLDNNGNPIDLTDTIFIIKKDKKDKEKKK